The window cactaaaagagaaagaaataagaaaaaaaaacaaaaaaaactagtgCTTGAGAGAGTAGTAGGAGGAGTATGCTCCGGAATGATCATCGTCATTTTCGTGCTGAactcttcttttctcccttcgcttttttttttaattcgccctttttttttattctccttcttttcatcctttctttcattctcctacatttctattattatgcatttttttttttctattctagTTGTTGTGTTATTTTGTTATTAGTGGCTGCCTTGTTGTTACTGAGGTGCTCTTCAGTTTTGCACGACTTTCTCCTCTTGTCGATCTGAAAGTGAGGTTCATTTCGATGCTTTTCTCCGGTACGCTGGGAGCGCGGGGGTTGGCTTATAGCTTTCGCTGGTATATTGGCCCTTTGTTCGGTTGCTTTGgggctcttttcttttgttttgtttttgttttttttttcctataatGCTTGTTCGTGTATGtgtgttcgttttttttttttttttgtatagctGATGTCGACGAATATTGGCTGGATGCCGCCTGGCCGGCGCCAACATAGTACACCTTTGCCTGCCTTTCTCTTGATATTGTTCATTTTCTCCTGTCTTGTTACTGCAATCCAGCAGAGTGGCCGGGCTTGACGTTTTAATGAATCCACTCTTCATTCCGTCATTATCTGGTTGTCGTCGTCGTTCCGAATAATACTCGAATTTAAATTACCCCTCTCATCATGCGTAACGATACCCATTGGCGTTGAGCGTTCAGTGGCCCTATAATCTACTTGCGTGACGACcggatgcaaaaaaaaatcccgaaaaCTAGCGGGGCGGAACATCGTACAATCTTCATATAAAATGTGCGTGCAGTGTCTGCTTGTATAGGATGTCGTATTATCCCAATTACCCCAGCAAGTAACACACACGCCGTCCTACTTGGCATCGAATAATCTTGCCGGAATGCTGGCCACTCAGCAGTCGTTGCCGGGGTTATTGGCTTTCACGCAAAAGTCAGCCTTTTCATCCATTTTCCGGTGACGActagaaatctttttttttttttcttttctttccgccTTACGTCGTCTTGCACTGCTGCGTATTTTTGCAatttcaatattattttctttttgccaacaTGGAGAAAACCGTCACGACTTCGCGTCCAAACGATTTCATGAAGACGCTTAGGTCAGCTGACGTCATATCTAACAAGTCCACGATCATTCATTTTGGTTACTAAACATTCCGGTACAACGAACGTGACTCGACGGCAGTAGCCGttcatttttatgaaaaaaaaaaaaagaaagaaaagaaccaaaaaacTTTCTTGAATCTTTTGTTATCGCATTAAGAATAAGTCGTGCATCATGAAAGAGacgaaaatcaaaacaaataataataatcatatataaaaaaaaaaggcactcTATGTAACAAGGACAGCGCATCTGAGGTTCAACCATGGAACGCTTGATCTTCAAATGAGATGCACGCTTCCGTCTACACCCTCCTAAATCCTCTCAACCAGGATATTCATGGCCTCTATTGGCACAACCACAACAGCCGCAGCCCACAAGAAATCCTTGTGGGCTAAAAggagggctttttttttaacgttcaCCCTTATCGATTTAGGTTAGATAGAAAGGACGTCAGGTAGAGGCGCTTCGTACATTGTTGAGGATACATTTAAATGTCGTTAACAAACATCTACGTTTGATTACATTCTGTTTAAACACTTTCGCTATAACAATGTTGCAGAATAGGGAAAACACgtcaacagaagaaaaaaaaaagacacaaaggaaagaaagatgTGATTATGTTAATAAAGAGACACGGGAATCTTTTAAAGCTCGGCGAAAGTTGATTTGACCTCATGGTGGTATCTATTTGACGGTGCAAAGCGCGTCCTACCCCAGCAAATATGTCatcggaaaaagaaaaaaatctccGAAAACCTTGTCTACATTCGAACATTTTAACCACCGTCGGCTACCTGGCCAAGAGGGCCGCTCCTCAGACactcgaaagaaaagaaggtggtcatataaaaaaaaaacgtacccATAACAGAGGTAGACAAAAcaataagaacaaaaaagcCAATAATCAAGGACGTATTAAATGGATGACTGAACATAAATGAGGCCTGACGGCCACATGATCGACGGGCAAAAGCATTTAAGGGTGGTACAACAATTGCAAAAGCCGGGCGAAGGGAAAATTCGTCGGTTTGTCTTCatgtcctgttttttttttttgccagttCTAATCGCAAGTCCCTCCGCCAACAACCCCGCCTGCATTCGAAGCTGGCCACCCGAGGTCCCTCCAGTGCTTATCAACCCACAAGAGACAAAGACCTCCTCCCTTCACCTTCACTTCGACTACATTGAAATGTATACACGGGAGAAGAGACCGCAGCTTTACAGCAAGGTGGGTAAGAGGGGGAATGTGGGTCAGGAGGCCGCCTTataaaaaggtgaaaacacTTTTACATCGCGGGGGTCTCcaccccctttttctttctgtaaGCAATGGTGGGCCCAAGTCAGCCAACCAGCCAGTCCAGCTGAACAGCCAACAAAACACTAATGCTATACAGCAAAGCCCAGAAACCTACTGTACGCACatcctccctctctctctctctcttctctctttctctatccAGTTTAGAAGAACACGAAGAACTCGAGTGAAGGTAGTTCAGGTGTGTATGTGCGTACAAGAGTGTAGTATCGCCAGCGTTTCACAGAGACAACCCAGTCCAGCAGCCAACGCTTCATCAGTCGCAATCCACGCTCGAACACCACTCTTGGCGGGTCGGTTCTTAGACGGTCCTCTCGCTTCTCCTCTTAACTCAGTCTGCCTATCCATTGCATCTGCACTATATATCGTTGACAGGGCTTGTACTACCCATCTGTCTCGTCTAACTATTTGATCCGGAAAAGTTTGTCTCCAGAGTGCTGTTCTTCATCTCCCCCGTCTAAAAGGACCAATAATGGCGAGTCCTTTCCAATTGGGGTAAGTTTGAtgaaccatattttttttcttcgcctcttttcttttcaaatcttATTCACCTCTGATTGTGGTGACGTAGAAAGTCTACCCCGACATTGTTGCCCGCATTGATTACCAAAAATATTTGACTTGTTGCGCATCAGTAAATAATTGAAGCcgctcgtttttgtttttattgcgtGTAGCGAAATCTCTTGTTAATCATCAAACATTTCGAGCTGCTTCTATGTTTGGGGTGGTTTATTCAATACCAACGGCGTCAAACCGCAATGGATTTCCGTGATAGTCGCATCGTACAGGGCGTCCAGCTGGAACGCAGGCAGCTCGTCAGCTGACCATCAAATGTacaatgaaacaagaaaagaatttaCTGTTACCATATGTGGTTAGTAGTTTTATGTAGCAGTGCTCTCAGCGCCGGGTTCTCCATCTCATCTGCATACTAGCGGTTTGGTTGGAACCATCGCGCACGGAATACTGGGAATTTTGTCAAGGTGGCTCTGTTTTCGAGAAGGATAGTGAAAGTCTCcctttgtgtgtgttgacGTTGCCTTAATTAGAATCAGTTTCGTTTTCTATTcttcgacattttttttttcttttgttgcgaTTTCTATTGTCTATTCCTCTCGCGTCCGCCAAATGAGACAGTCGAACAGCTATGGACAAgagattttttatttctcgcCCTCCAAAGAAAGAACAATGTAGGGATTGGAAGCTCGTCAGTCCCCCGATCGACCTTGTTCTATAATCTGCAATCGTTTTGTTGAATAggtcgttctctttttttttttgtctctgtAACTCTCACCATCATGTCGTTCTCCGCCCTTTTATTTTAGCGTCATGCAACCCCAACACGCAACTGACCGACCCTTGGCCATTTTCAAGACTTAGTTGATTATTCTTTCACGCTGTTCGGTATGGCGCCGTGGTACCAGTTCGTGCCATCTTCACGTGTTCATATCTAGTATTCAATATGCCATCTCAATTGGGAACGAATCAAGTGAGAGGGGAAACGAATTCGAATTCGAAACTCTTGATGAATCATCATTCAAAACGCAATCATGGTATTTCCACTTACACCGCGTATGAAATGATTTCAGCATAGGAAAAGCGTCGACCAAGATTTCTGATTGGCTAACAGCCGGTAAAGAGAAATTTCGCTCTTGGTGTTAACGCACGTTACGTCTTTCTTTCAAGGTGATTAAGacagatttcgtttttttttttttttttggacgggGAAATATGCGTTTGATAGGACGATAGTTCTTTGAATCGCTGGAATTCTGTTGTACGCATGCAAAATATGCGCAATAGCTGTTTATTCAGAAATATGGTGAGACTGCGGCCTTGATATCGCAGCGCAATTTTGGAAAAACCCTcacaatcaaaaaagaaagaaaaagtgagaGGTGATTCGTTTGAATTTGGGCCTCCCTTCACTCTAAAGACCAGCTTGCATTAGCGCACGTTCATCGTGAAATACGTTCTGATTGCATTCATTTCTTGCTGGATGACATGGTAGTGGGCGTTGGCTAtttgataaaaagaaacgcagTTTTTGATCTTGTCGCCGGTCCAACTCTTAGGGAGGGaattaacaaagaaaaaaaaaactagcggTCCTTAAAAAGTCCCAACATTCCGTTTCGCTTTAACAAGAATAGGGGAAAGCCATTTGGACAAGCTTCGGAGTATGCAGATGATGTCTCGCTGTGGTGAAAGCTaggtgtgtgtctgtgttggCTATAGTGACGGAAGAAACATCCTAAGGCGACTATCGAGTAGAGAGTttggaatcgaaaaaaaaactgcctcccaaaaaaagaaataaaagaaatcagataaataaaaactgttgACGCAGAACGAAAGCAATGTAAAAGAGtggacagcaaaaaaaaacaaaatgaaagagaaaaaattgcaATCGGCTGAAcaatttaattcaaataattcAAGATGGGGTGAAAACCGAGTTCTAGGGAACACACAAACTAGTGGTTCAAGTCTTCAGCTCCTGTGTCCAAATTTTGCGGGACTGCAACGTTTCTCTCCTTCCTACCTGTCTAAACGTGATTGTTTTGGTTGTACAACCAACATTGAAAActcatttctgttttttctaATCACGGCTTTTTTCTCTGACCGGCATACGAGAGCTTGATGtctctttgaaaaaaagaaacatgtctTTTTCGAGAGTTCGTTCGTGTCCAAGAGCGTCAGTTCGGCTCCAATAATGAAATCTAGATAGcgtaacaaaaaacaaaaggctaaCATACGGCGTGATGTATCCTAAATACAACTTCGGGATTTTTCACGCCAAGTTTCGCCAATGTGGGATAGCCGCTTCGTTGTCGAAATTCCATAGTGTTTCTCGTTCTTATATCTCCAGGCGGACAAGCCTtccgctttttctttgttgttggtcCCTTTCTAGCACCTTTCCCAGCATGGTGCCCGAGATTTGTGGGTTGAAGCCGTTGGTCGGTTTCCCTTGGTATTTTTTTAACTCAATTTCTTCCAGCACTGCGAGCAAGGGAGAAAGTATCGTGCACGCAAATACTACTTAGATAATCAGATGCAATAGAACCAGGGCGATTTCGGGAAATGGCGTACAGTTTTCATTTATACACAACGACGATATGCCAAGTAAATGAGCCAAAACCTTCACGTGGGACAAGTCAGTTGTCTTTAAATTAGCCATTACGTGTTTTCTCAGTCTTTGATATAATTGACTATGATTTGATCGTTTCATCACGAAGAGATTGCTAGTGAAAACTGCATCTGGGAAAAACTACAAACCAGAACAAAGAAATAGTTTTTAATGGCTTTTCACTTGATTTTCTAAACTACTTCGTTTTCTAACAGCTCCAGGAGTTGGTGGATGGCCATGGTCGTGATGGCCGTCGTTTGCGGAACGATGGCTGCACCGCAACAGGATAGGCGCAAAATCAAAGTCAGCGCCAGTTTCGGCGGACGATCCGACCCAGATTCGACCGGAAACAGCCGAGCTCTTTCGCAGTTCGAAGAACCTCTCATCATCACCGAACCGCTGCCAGGACAAGAGTTCGTGTTCATCTCGGCGAACCCACGTCAGTCTCAGGCCGCTGGCGGCCGGACAGCCAGGGTCAACCCAATTCCAGCTCAACTGCCATCCGTCAAGATTGAGAGCAGCGCATCTGGCACCATTCTCGAAGACGGAATTCTCATCGCTGAACACCTTGGCGAATCGAATCGGGCCGCCCGTCTGTTAGACGAGCCTTCTGTTGAGCCAATTTTTCCAGTTGAAGATGCCGATACGAAAAGCTGGACTCCCCTTTCCCTTCCGGAGCTTCTGACAGGCCCCGCCATCGTTCGTGAACAAGAGTCTTCTATTCACAGCAATGTGAGCACTAAAACCGAAGAGGCCCGATCATTATCTCCGGTTCCGGCTCCAGTTGCTGAAACATTTTCACTCCAAGACGCAATCGAGGTATCCGGAAAGACGGAACAGGTTGCCACTCCCGCGGTGGTTGAAGAAAGCGGCCGTCAAGGTAAAGCCATTGAAGGTGTGAGCCAAGACGACGATAATCTCATTGCAGCCGAGAGCGTGTCACGCCGCACGGTCATAAAAACGGCTCCTAATGGTCAAGACTACGAGTACGAGTACCTCTATTACGACGGAGTCGACGTCGATGAAGCGAATGCAACCACTTCAGCCGTTTCACTTCAAGAGCCCACTTTGTTTTCCAATGACCAGGAAAACGTGAACGCTTCGCCAATCGAGACAAACGCAGCCGACAACAAACTTTCATCGGACGTTCAACTACCGTCTGAAGTCGAAGAGGAATTGAGCGTGACGACTGAATCAGACCTTGTCGAAGTACATGAAGTTCCCCACGTGGCCCAGGTGGCATTCGAAGTTGGCCACATCACCGACGACGTCAACGTCGAACCGTTTGATGACGTCACGACGGAGGATGTTATTACTGTTACTGAAgaggcaacaacaacaacgaccaCAACTACTACCCCGGCTCCAACTACAACAACTACTACCCCAGCACCAACTACGACAGTGGCTTCTAGACGTCGTCGACCTACCACCATCGGTACGATTGAGGCAACAATGCGTCCGTCGTTGAGCAGACTGACACCTCTACGAAGAGGTAACACTCCCGCGGTGACTGAAGAGCCAATCATTAGTACTACCGAAAGCAAAAGGATTCGCGGAAAGAACCGTTTCACATCGGATTCGATCCGTGGAACACCGGCACTCAACACGGTAGCCACAGAGAGCAAACCTGAAGGATCTAGTGGCAGTCGTAGACCTCTCCGTCCGAGGATCCGCCCATTGACAACGAGCACTCTCGAGAACCGTGCAGGCTTGGCCGAAGTTCGCTTCGAAGATTTGGAAGGTGAACTTGCAGATGCCCATCCAGCTGACATCGCTAATGATGATTCTTTGGGAGCTTTATTAAATCATGATGGACTTGATTTCAGTCGTCAGAGTCAAGCAATCGAGCATTTCCCAATCAACGGACGCAATCCGGATCATTTTGAAGAGGAGCATGAAGTAGGCGATTTCTTTGTGCAGGAGCGTACACCTCTACGAGTCGTGGAGAGCGATTCCTTCCGCAATGCGGGTAGCCAAGCATCGACGGGCGAACAACCCATTTCAGTTGGAAGATTGACTGTTATTTCCGGCCCTGCCAGACTGCCGACACCTTTGGTCGCTGAACAATTCGAGGACATCGCAGAGCAAGAAGAGACTGTGAGGCCAACGGTTGCTACAGTGCCTGATTTCGTCGAAAGCACTCCGCAGATTGCTGCTGAATTCGAAGCCGAAATCCCAGCTGCGGAACCGGAAGATCTTGTCGATGAAATGCATCACCAAGACGGGGCAGAACATGCTGATGATGTATCTCCCTTCTCTTTGAATCATCCTTCTTTAAGCGATCTGTTGGCATTCTCCAAAGCCGCtgaacaacagcaacaagatGACCAAACTATCCAAATTGTTCCTGCCGTAGACTTTGAGGAAGTCCTGATCGAAGAAGTTCTCCCTACTACTATTGCCCCATCATTAGCTGTTGATCCACAAGTTCATTCATTGGACGACCAACTTGTGACGCAGCACGCGGAAGACTTCGAAACCCCAGCTATTCAACACGTTCAAACCGATGTCGCAGATTTCGTGGATGACATCGTTACGACCCCGGAATCTGTGGTCTTGTCGATCGAACCGGTTCAAACCGAAGTCGATCCTATTCAAGGTCTTATCAACGACGTTGAAATCCCGCAAACGACTGACAGCGTCCTAGAAGCCGTTTCGGAGGACATCGTGGAAACTTCGACAGCAGCGACCACCACTACAACAACGACCACCACTACCACAACTACCACAGTTGCAACGACTACGACCCAagagccaacaacaacaacagcagcgcCATCATCGAGCGGTCGCACTCCATCGCGATTCGGCGGAAGCAACGCTAATCGTTTCAACAATCGCATCCGCAACCGCGTGCGTGGTGGATCCGACGACACACCGGCCATTGCGAGcacgacaacaacaaccacaacaacagcagctcCAGTGAAAAAGAATACCTTCCGTCCGGCTGGATCCCCATTCAACCGTCTGCGACGACCTACAACTCCATCTACGGATACATTGAAATCTACCTCATCCGAAACGATCGATGCGGCTGTGGAAATCACTGAGAGCAGTTCAGCTGCGTCTGTTCCATCCACCACTAGGAAACCATTGTCGAACAACTTCCGCAATCGTTTCCAATTCCGACGCAACCAAACGGAAACTGCTAAACCAGCAGCGACATCTGCTACTTCCGAAGAACC of the Daphnia carinata strain CSIRO-1 chromosome 10, CSIRO_AGI_Dcar_HiC_V3, whole genome shotgun sequence genome contains:
- the LOC130702618 gene encoding mucin-2-like, with product MASPFQLGSRSWWMAMVVMAVVCGTMAAPQQDRRKIKVSASFGGRSDPDSTGNSRALSQFEEPLIITEPLPGQEFVFISANPRQSQAAGGRTARVNPIPAQLPSVKIESSASGTILEDGILIAEHLGESNRAARLLDEPSVEPIFPVEDADTKSWTPLSLPELLTGPAIVREQESSIHSNVSTKTEEARSLSPVPAPVAETFSLQDAIEVSGKTEQVATPAVVEESGRQGKAIEGVSQDDDNLIAAESVSRRTVIKTAPNGQDYEYEYLYYDGVDVDEANATTSAVSLQEPTLFSNDQENVNASPIETNAADNKLSSDVQLPSEVEEELSVTTESDLVEVHEVPHVAQVAFEVGHITDDVNVEPFDDVTTEDVITVTEEATTTTTTTTTPAPTTTTTTPAPTTTVASRRRRPTTIGTIEATMRPSLSRLTPLRRGNTPAVTEEPIISTTESKRIRGKNRFTSDSIRGTPALNTVATESKPEGSSGSRRPLRPRIRPLTTSTLENRAGLAEVRFEDLEGELADAHPADIANDDSLGALLNHDGLDFSRQSQAIEHFPINGRNPDHFEEEHEVGDFFVQERTPLRVVESDSFRNAGSQASTGEQPISVGRLTVISGPARLPTPLVAEQFEDIAEQEETVRPTVATVPDFVESTPQIAAEFEAEIPAAEPEDLVDEMHHQDGAEHADDVSPFSLNHPSLSDLLAFSKAAEQQQQDDQTIQIVPAVDFEEVLIEEVLPTTIAPSLAVDPQVHSLDDQLVTQHAEDFETPAIQHVQTDVADFVDDIVTTPESVVLSIEPVQTEVDPIQGLINDVEIPQTTDSVLEAVSEDIVETSTAATTTTTTTTTTTTTTVATTTTQEPTTTTAAPSSSGRTPSRFGGSNANRFNNRIRNRVRGGSDDTPAIASTTTTTTTTAAPVKKNTFRPAGSPFNRLRRPTTPSTDTLKSTSSETIDAAVEITESSSAASVPSTTRKPLSNNFRNRFQFRRNQTETAKPAATSATSEEPKAALPTVRPKPTGTSQLQSNRIAPPRPMSSILKRGRFTTTTTTEAAPVVASVEETSTNETVSETERTSETQEKSEGEVVENADPEVVSEKVVVTVAPEPTTTTTTRSAGLNRLRNRVSLPVSERPKTVRTQVSLSDRRNRFSVLATKKTGAEAETTNEEKKEETQKAVANDVQEEEVTVNEGKVNAAVSDADSSPASENVVEAVASVTVAPVSSIRNRRPNRIPGQLAARRT